Proteins encoded by one window of Lathyrus oleraceus cultivar Zhongwan6 chromosome 1, CAAS_Psat_ZW6_1.0, whole genome shotgun sequence:
- the LOC127078166 gene encoding uncharacterized protein LOC127078166 yields MDLHLKGLFDRYQEQFGCGPGLGPGSGTCLMKVDGIAPNFIRSIYKASAALYRTEPWKRLRPVHYFGVRVGRDSDWNAKKQPFPCVQFIGGDGGDVGFYMYRSESDAKKMTGVRETVRVPNVEVLRVTYEVESLMFPLNRRMIKSLSLEASGSERFPVIDIARCTVAGALQFRNPTLDELRFVYAFMKAICMVHPLLLVADREGGSKYSTMVNFEPFIETVDVQWPPEVTKGGYDLVAVTVSHPPGRAYDEKSSSVSAGSTPTKYVEPPMEDTFIDTNAYSSTGLRQCAMCEREVFGEQSICCGRCRTVVYCGSICQKQHWNETHKSLCGLYRAMMEREEELAINIFLFPCSADQPCKWLESLDIHQKGMWRRKCSCYSHCSFGLLPLKGGLHEQWGELDEFEYPQDTSFNNNFTPSLLLLSGWSEYYNLRSLPLSSPVADILSHPLTVYHILTTLNVGSKNLLLKGKEVIIHYLGPEGELDWMPAFAEVGHLLNGMGNVQIVMVGPEVPANLSGTTSGIGSRVRVNLVRGVYQVEASYLPSPHVVIALNSKLENYSSWGGALDLIKSISVPAFFTDQSEASCVNAKQVLRNAGLHITHPVTPNPFRSPVKNLTPSSNLPSYSNGFVFGVNT; encoded by the coding sequence ATGGATTTGCATTTGAAGGGTTTGTTTGATAGGTATCAGGAACAGTTTGGGTGTGGACCTGGACTTGGTCCTGGATCTGGGACATGTTTGATGAAAGTGGATGGCATTGCTCCCAATTTCATCAGATCTATATACAAAGCTTCTGCAGCTTTGTATAGAACTGAGCCGTGGAAAAGGTTGCGTCCGGTGCACTATTTTGGGGTTCGGGTTGGAAGGGATTCAGATTGGAATGCTAAGAAACAGCCTTTTCCGTGTGTTCAGTTCATTGGAGGTGATGGAGGAGATGTTGGTTTCTATATGTATAGATCAGAGAGTGATGCTAAGAAAATGACTGGGGTTAGAGAGACTGTCCGTGTTCCGAATGTTGAGGTTCTGAGGGTTACTTATGAGGTGGAGTCTTTGATGTTTCCTTTGAACCGCAGGATGATTAAGTCATTGTCGCTTGAAGCGTCGGGGAGTGAACGATTTCCTGTTATTGATATTGCTCGGTGCACGGTCGCTGGTGCTCTTCAGTTTAGAAATCCGACTCTTGATGAGCTTAGGTTTGTTTATGCATTCATGAAGGCCATTTGTATGGTTCACCCTTTACTTCTGGTGGCAGACAGGGAAGGTGGTTCGAAGTATTCAACAATGGTGAACTTTGAACCTTTTATAGAAACAGTTGATGTTCAGTGGCCACCGGAAGTAACTAAGGGAGGTTATGACCTTGTTGCTGTTACTGTCTCACATCCACCTGGTCGGGCATATGATGAAAAATCTAGTAGTGTGAGTGCTGGTTCGACGCCAACTAAATATGTAGAACCGCCCATGGAGGACACTTTCATCGATACAAATGCATACTCGAGTACTGGTTTGAGACAGTGTGCAATGTGCGAGAGAGAAGTGTTCGGAGAACAGTCAATTTGCTGTGGCCGATGTAGAACGGTAGTTTATTGCGGTTCAATTTGCCAGAAGCAACACTGGAATGAGACACACAAAAGCTTGTGTGGACTTTACAGAGCGATGATGGAAAGGGAAGAAGAACTAGCCATAAATATTTTCTTGTTCCCATGTTCTGCTGACCAACCTTGCAAGTGGCTTGAATCGTTAGATATTCACCAGAAGGGTATGTGGAGGAGAAAATGCAGTTGTTATTCTCACTGCTCATTTGGTCTCCTTCCATTGAAAGGTGGCCTGCACGAACAATGGGGTGAACTCGATGAATTTGAATATCCTCAAGACACTTCCTTCAATAACAATTTCACCCCAAGCCTGTTACTTCTCTCGGGTTGGTCGGAGTACTACAACCTTCGCTCACTTCCATTGTCAAGTCCTGTTGCCGATATACTCTCGCATCCGTTGACTGTGTATCACATACTAACCACTCTTAATGTAGGTTCAAAGAACCTTTTATTGAAAGGGAAGGAAGTGATTATTCATTACCTTGGACCCGAAGGCGAGTTAGATTGGATGCCAGCATTTGCAGAAGTGGGTCATTTACTTAATGGAATGGGAAATGTACAAATAGTGATGGTAGGACCAGAAGTTCCAGCAAATTTATCAGGTACAACATCAGGAATAGGAAGCAGAGTAAGAGTGAATCTTGTGAGAGGTGTTTATCAGGTGGAAGCCTCATACCTACCTTCTCCACATGTTGTTATTGCTCTAAACTCAAAATTAGAAAATTATTCTAGTTGGGGTGGAGCACTTGATTTAATTAAATCAATCAGTGTGCCTGCTTTCTTTACTGATCAATCTGAAGCTTCGTGTGTAAATGCTAAACAAGTCCTTCGTAATGCTGGACTTCACATCACACATCCAGTGACACCGAATCCTTTTCGTTCGCCTGTGAAAAATCTCACGCCTTCTAGCAATCTTCCTTCATACAGTAACGGTTTTGTGTTTGGTGTTAACACCTGA
- the LOC127078198 gene encoding 15.4 kDa class V heat shock protein: MEFPAPPHYLPWHLVPSNLLFPYNFTPENYVHWTETPQSHIFSADIPGVRKEELRVEVEDSSYLIIRTEAAAMDGESTVPLRKFKRKFRLPGRVDIDGISAEYENGVITVTVPRLIRRGFYIDPATVPERLEVLARAA, encoded by the exons ATGGAGTTCCCTGCACCACCTCACTATCTTCCATGGCACCTTGTCCCTTCCAACCTTCTATTTCCCTATAATTTCACCCCAGAAAACTATGTTCACTGGACTGAAACCCCTCAATCTCATATATTTTCAGCTGACATCCCAG GTGTTAGGAAAGAAGAGCTAAGGGTAGAGGTTGAGGACTCAAGTTACCTTATCATTAGAACTGAAGCTGCTGCAATGGATGGAGAATCAACGGTGCCTTTGAGGAAGTTTAAGAGGAAGTTTCGGCTACCTGGGAGGGTTGATATTGATGGAATCTCTGCTGAGTATGAAAATGGAGTCATAACTGTTACAGTTCCAAGGTTAATCAGGAGAGGTTTCTATATTGACCCTGCTACTGTGCCTGAGAGATTGGAAGTTCTTGCAAGAGCTGCTTGA
- the LOC127078182 gene encoding RNA-binding protein L gives MMQPGHGMAPPSLGQQPPQQYQQPPPQQPYVMMQPQAPQALWAQSAQPAQQPASADEVRTLWIGDLQYWMDENYLYTCFGNTGEVTSVKVIRNKQTSQSEGYGFIEFNTRANAERVLQTYNGTIMPNGGQSFRLNWATFSAGERSSRQDEGPDYTIFVGDLAADVSDYLLQETFRARFNSVKGAKVVIDRLTGRSKGYGFVRFADEGEQMRAMTEMQGVLCSTRPMRIGPATNKNPAATTQPKASYQNPLGGQSENDPNNTTIFVGNLDPNVTDDHLRQVFSQYGELVHVKIPSGKRCGFVQFSDRSCAEEAIRVLNGTLLGGQNVRLSWGRTPSNKQTPQDPNQWSAAAGGGYYGYPQGGYENYGYAAAPAGQDPNVYGSYPGYAGYQHPQQQQQQMGYS, from the exons ATGATGCAGCCTGGACATGGTATGGCTCCTCCAAGCTTGGGACAACAGCCACCGCAGCAATACCAGCAGCCTCCACCGCAGCAACCGTACGTCATGATGCAACCTCAAGCGCCGCAAGCCTTGTGGGCCCAATCCGCCCAGCCTGCTCAGCAGCCAGCCAGCGCCGACGAGGTCCGTACTCTCTGGATCGGAGATTTACAGTACTGGATGGACGAAAACTACCTCTACACCTGCTTCGGTAATACCGGCGAG GTGACATCTGTGAAAGTGATTAGGAATAAGCAAACTAGTCAATCGGAAGGTTATGGTTTTATTGAGTTTAATACCCGTGCTAATGCTGAGAGAGTGCTTCAGACATACAACGGAACTATTATGCCGAATGGTGGCCAGAGCTTTAGATTGAATTGGGCTACTTTCAGTGCTGGGGAGAGGTCGTCTAGGCAGGATGAAGGTCCTGATTATACCATTTTTGTCGGCGATTTGGCTGCAGATGTTAGTGATTACCTTCTTCAGGAGACTTTTAGGGCTCGTTTTAACTCTGTCAAGGGGGCGAAAGTTGTGATTGATAGACTCACTGGCAGGTCTAAGGGTTATGGTTTTGTGAGATTTGCTGATGAGGGTGAACAGATGAGGGCTATGACTGAGATGCAAGGGGTTCTTTGTTCCACAAGACCCATGAGGATTGGACCAGCCACAAATAAGAACCCGGCTGCCACCACTCAGCCCAAAG CCTCTTATCAGAACCCTCTAGGAGGACAAAGCGAGAATGATCCTAACAATACAACT ATTTTTGTTGGCAATTTGGATCCTAATGTCACTGATGATCATCTGAGGCAAGTGTTCAGCCAATATGGTGAACTAGTTCATGTGAAGATTCCATCTGGCAAGCGATGTGGGTTTGTCCAATTTTCTGACAG GAGCTGTGCAGAAGAAGCAATTAGAGTTTTAAATGGAACTCTATTGGGTGGACAAAATGTCCGCCTTTCATGGGGTCGTACTCCCTCAAACAAACAG ACTCCACAAGATCCAAACCAGTGGAGTGCTGCTGCAGGTGGTGGATATTATGGTTATCCTCAGGGTGGTTATGAAAATTATGGTTATGCTGCTGCTCCTGCTGGACAAGATCCCAATGTGTATGGAAGTTATCCGGGTTATGCTGGTTACCAACACCCCCAGCAGCAACAACAGCAAATGGGATATAGCTAA